The following proteins are encoded in a genomic region of Bacillus sp. FJAT-22090:
- a CDS encoding DUF2785 domain-containing protein, whose product MLDLQRIEKDEYQLCEGEQHQDFFPLLLQYIGDPQPELRDNLIYPMFYMWIKKENRFSGEELRSLLTVLTDENHLFYHIGSVDDQSVFTRTFSALPIALIVQRHRQNPFFDQAEIEQLMHAMLRYYKEEKDLRGYLSVGGWAHSASHGADVFVELVQCEESSVAMLREVLVAISSMLHNGRHIFSDEDDERLVNIVDTMIDKELLPHQEIADWISGLAQCCNLPSSRSQVIARVNSKNFLRSLYFRRGQDSRRNELNTVMLGTEAKLNRFSIS is encoded by the coding sequence ATGCTGGATTTGCAAAGAATTGAGAAGGATGAGTATCAGTTATGCGAAGGTGAGCAGCATCAAGATTTCTTCCCTTTGTTACTTCAATATATTGGTGATCCTCAGCCAGAATTACGGGATAACCTGATTTATCCGATGTTTTATATGTGGATTAAGAAAGAGAATAGGTTCAGTGGAGAGGAGTTGCGTAGCCTCTTAACTGTTCTGACTGATGAGAACCATTTGTTCTATCATATTGGCAGCGTCGACGATCAGTCAGTTTTTACAAGGACGTTCTCTGCCTTGCCTATCGCTTTGATTGTGCAACGCCACAGACAGAATCCATTTTTCGATCAAGCGGAAATTGAGCAATTAATGCATGCAATGCTCCGTTATTATAAAGAGGAGAAGGATCTGCGAGGTTACCTTTCAGTAGGAGGCTGGGCTCACAGCGCGTCTCACGGTGCGGATGTTTTTGTTGAGCTGGTGCAGTGCGAGGAGAGCAGCGTCGCAATGCTGCGTGAGGTTCTTGTCGCTATTTCTAGCATGCTTCATAATGGTAGACACATTTTTAGCGATGAGGATGATGAGCGGTTGGTCAACATCGTAGATACGATGATTGACAAAGAGTTACTTCCACATCAAGAAATCGCTGATTGGATTAGCGGCTTAGCGCAATGCTGCAATTTGCCGAGTAGTCGCAGTCAGGTGATTGCTCGCGTGAATAGCAAGAATTTTTTACGCAGTCTCTATTTCAGAAGGGGACAAGATAGCCGACGGAATGAGCTTAACACTGTCATGCTTGGTACTGAGGCAAAATTGAACAGGTTTTCTATCAGTTAG
- a CDS encoding SH3 domain-containing protein yields MKSIKIGAGLLTCLMLLSWSYEEASAESTWTSKCSSYGEIKPNQNPAFQHMNCLLTNAALEANIPPEVVKAVASKENGGWKQFDESGQPVISKDNGIGLMQITNQLGYDQEKLKYDINYNIQVGVEILSSMYHRKDLPKIKETGPEVIENWYFPVMAYNGIKPANSPLYQSSGLKNIEAYQEKVFSFIEKDSYINDTKLGQFPFNTVDFEYDPNSSENIVFKKKEYTLTDKLHASAYQFQIGDKVTITKDNVNLRSQPSTSSVAKSLPINTTLIIKGNFLYDQSLTSINQFVWYPVKTEDQKLTGYISSAYIKKKLDVDVPPIKVMWGKTELKLGQIGKVTILSNTNLVKMESNGSLTTVRTLKKGEEYRVYNYKSNHGGLYGVGGGSYVQKSTKVKYETPSKSKLALLAQ; encoded by the coding sequence ATGAAATCAATCAAAATTGGGGCTGGATTATTAACTTGTTTAATGCTCCTGAGTTGGTCTTACGAAGAAGCTTCCGCTGAGTCAACATGGACATCTAAATGTTCATCATATGGTGAAATTAAGCCAAATCAAAATCCCGCTTTTCAGCATATGAACTGCTTACTTACGAATGCGGCTTTAGAAGCAAATATCCCTCCCGAAGTTGTTAAAGCTGTGGCTTCAAAAGAAAATGGTGGTTGGAAACAATTTGATGAGAGCGGCCAGCCTGTTATCTCAAAAGATAATGGGATCGGTCTTATGCAAATTACCAATCAACTAGGCTATGATCAAGAGAAATTGAAATACGATATCAACTACAATATTCAGGTAGGTGTCGAAATCCTTAGCAGTATGTATCACCGTAAAGATCTACCTAAAATAAAAGAGACAGGACCAGAAGTAATCGAAAATTGGTACTTTCCCGTCATGGCTTATAACGGTATAAAGCCTGCTAACAGTCCTCTTTATCAATCCAGTGGATTGAAGAATATAGAGGCCTATCAAGAAAAAGTCTTTTCGTTTATTGAAAAAGATAGTTACATAAACGATACAAAATTAGGGCAATTTCCTTTCAATACAGTTGATTTTGAATATGACCCTAATAGCAGTGAAAATATTGTATTCAAAAAGAAGGAATATACATTAACGGATAAGTTGCATGCCTCTGCATATCAATTTCAAATAGGAGACAAAGTAACGATCACAAAAGACAATGTAAATTTAAGGTCACAACCTAGTACTTCTTCAGTTGCAAAATCCTTACCAATAAATACTACCTTGATTATTAAAGGAAATTTCTTATATGATCAATCTTTGACAAGTATAAACCAATTTGTATGGTACCCAGTTAAAACTGAGGATCAAAAGTTAACAGGTTATATATCCTCTGCGTACATTAAGAAAAAGTTAGATGTAGATGTACCCCCTATAAAAGTTATGTGGGGAAAAACAGAACTAAAATTAGGGCAAATAGGTAAAGTTACTATTCTATCTAATACAAACTTGGTCAAAATGGAGAGTAACGGTTCATTGACTACGGTCCGTACTTTGAAAAAAGGCGAAGAATACCGAGTTTATAACTATAAGAGTAATCATGGTGGATTATATGGTGTAGGTGGTGGAAGTTACGTTCAGAAGTCCACAAAAGTAAAATACGAAACACCATCTAAAAGCAAGTTAGCATTACTTGCACAATAA
- a CDS encoding cation diffusion facilitator family transporter, which translates to MGNSHNHAHGENKKVLLISFLIITIYMIVEAVGGYITNSLALLSDAGHMLSDAVSLGVALLAFTFSEKAANASKTYGYKRFEVLAAVLNGVTLILIAFFIFYEAIERFTNPPEVATTGMLVISSIGLAVNILVAWIMMRGSDTKENLNMRGAFLHVISDMLGSIGAIIAALLILFFGWGWADPLASVIVAALVLRSGYYVTKASLHVLMEGTPQNVSVNDIVHTIEQTKGIIDVHDLHIWSITSGLNALSCHVVVEGQMTIVEGEKLLRKMEHDLEHKNIQHVTIQLESTAHKCDNSILCTAKADVSAAHAHHHH; encoded by the coding sequence ATGGGTAATAGTCACAATCATGCACATGGAGAAAATAAAAAAGTATTACTGATTTCGTTTTTAATCATTACCATCTATATGATTGTAGAAGCGGTAGGGGGTTATATTACAAACAGTCTTGCTCTTCTTTCTGATGCAGGGCATATGCTAAGCGATGCCGTATCCCTTGGAGTTGCCTTATTAGCATTTACATTTAGTGAAAAAGCAGCAAATGCTAGTAAAACATATGGCTATAAACGTTTTGAAGTTTTAGCAGCCGTCTTAAACGGTGTGACGCTTATTTTAATAGCTTTCTTTATTTTTTATGAAGCAATTGAACGTTTTACAAATCCACCAGAAGTGGCAACAACCGGTATGCTTGTTATTAGTAGTATTGGGTTAGCTGTGAATATCCTAGTTGCTTGGATTATGATGCGTGGCAGTGATACGAAAGAGAATTTAAATATGCGTGGGGCATTTCTCCATGTGATTAGTGATATGCTAGGATCAATTGGCGCTATTATTGCAGCACTACTGATTTTGTTCTTTGGTTGGGGTTGGGCTGACCCCTTAGCAAGTGTTATTGTCGCAGCACTAGTTTTACGCAGTGGTTATTATGTAACGAAAGCTTCGTTGCATGTATTGATGGAGGGCACGCCTCAAAATGTAAGTGTAAACGACATCGTTCATACAATTGAACAGACAAAGGGAATTATAGATGTACATGATTTACACATTTGGTCTATTACAAGTGGTTTAAATGCACTTTCTTGCCATGTGGTGGTAGAGGGACAAATGACGATTGTAGAGGGCGAAAAGCTACTACGTAAAATGGAACATGATTTAGAACATAAAAATATCCAGCATGTGACGATTCAGTTGGAATCTACCGCACACAAATGTGATAATTCTATTTTATGTACAGCAAAAGCTGATGTCTCAGCTGCACATGCACACCACCATCACTGA
- a CDS encoding ArsR/SmtB family transcription factor: MAEEVQTNTHELDEETLFVVSQTFKALSDPTRIRILNLLCCEEHSVNDIAEALNLGQSTVSHQLRFLKNLRLVKFRREGTTLYYSSDDDHIMNLLHQAIGHAKH, from the coding sequence ATGGCTGAAGAAGTACAAACTAATACACATGAATTAGATGAAGAAACACTGTTTGTCGTATCCCAGACGTTTAAAGCGTTAAGTGATCCAACACGTATTCGTATATTAAACTTACTTTGCTGCGAAGAGCACTCTGTGAATGATATTGCTGAGGCACTAAATTTAGGTCAGTCCACAGTATCTCATCAGCTCCGTTTTTTGAAAAATTTACGTTTAGTAAAATTTCGACGTGAAGGGACAACGTTGTATTATTCAAGCGATGATGACCATATTATGAATCTATTGCATCAAGCGATTGGTCATGCAAAGCATTAA
- a CDS encoding DUF6366 family protein has protein sequence MDRFFQEGTPEEKRERLRQEELKKNSTGSLKDGFSRAENGNLADLVGGLGWKGTGILIVILFVGYVLYKLFFL, from the coding sequence TTGGATAGGTTTTTTCAAGAAGGTACACCTGAAGAAAAAAGAGAGAGATTAAGACAAGAAGAACTTAAAAAAAATTCAACAGGTTCATTAAAAGATGGATTTAGTAGAGCAGAAAATGGTAACTTAGCTGACTTAGTTGGTGGTTTAGGTTGGAAAGGGACAGGAATACTAATCGTTATTTTATTCGTTGGATACGTTTTGTATAAATTGTTTTTTTTATGA
- a CDS encoding NADPH-dependent FMN reductase, protein MSFFRKFFGLDTKEEQIGGNDMLKIGIVLGSTREGRVSPQVGEWVKELADKRGDAEYEIIDIAEFKLPLLGEPGGDASGAAAWSAKINGCDGFVFIVQEYNHSITGALKNALDYLRDEWNNKAAGIVSYGSVGGARAAEHLRGILSELLVAHVRVHPALSLFTDFENGTVFKPKAVQADSVNQMLDQVIPWTNALKTVRK, encoded by the coding sequence ATGAGTTTTTTTAGAAAATTTTTTGGATTAGACACTAAAGAAGAACAAATAGGAGGAAATGACATGTTGAAAATTGGAATAGTTTTAGGAAGTACACGTGAGGGACGCGTTAGTCCACAAGTAGGAGAATGGGTAAAAGAACTAGCAGACAAGCGTGGAGACGCTGAGTACGAAATCATCGACATTGCAGAATTTAAGTTACCACTTTTAGGTGAACCAGGTGGCGATGCTTCAGGTGCAGCAGCTTGGAGTGCAAAAATCAATGGTTGTGACGGATTCGTATTCATCGTTCAAGAATATAACCACTCCATTACCGGCGCATTAAAAAATGCTTTAGACTACTTACGAGATGAGTGGAATAACAAAGCAGCTGGTATCGTATCATATGGTTCCGTAGGTGGTGCTCGTGCAGCAGAACATTTACGTGGCATTTTAAGTGAATTGCTTGTAGCACATGTTCGCGTTCATCCAGCACTATCCCTCTTCACTGACTTTGAAAACGGTACTGTATTTAAACCAAAAGCTGTACAAGCTGATTCAGTAAACCAAATGCTAGACCAAGTTATTCCTTGGACTAATGCACTAAAAACTGTTCGTAAGTAA
- a CDS encoding GNAT family N-acetyltransferase, with protein MPVTLREVYENEKTILQNLYSFYLHDLSMFTPNITINENGFFDYEDLYLFWTNEGISPYFIESEGNIIGFILLLERPFLKKENDFCINDIFILNKFKGKGYGIRAVKELFESKKGQYYVIELVNNLPAVSFWRKILKEFNIDFEEKNQLIDDEPCIVQAFKI; from the coding sequence ATGCCTGTTACACTTCGTGAAGTATATGAAAACGAGAAAACAATTTTACAAAACTTATATTCTTTTTATCTTCATGACCTTTCTATGTTCACGCCAAACATTACTATCAATGAAAATGGATTCTTTGATTATGAAGATCTCTATTTGTTTTGGACAAATGAGGGTATTTCTCCTTATTTCATCGAATCTGAAGGCAACATAATTGGCTTTATACTTCTTTTGGAAAGACCATTTTTAAAAAAAGAAAATGATTTCTGCATTAATGATATCTTTATTCTAAATAAGTTCAAAGGGAAGGGCTATGGAATACGGGCAGTTAAAGAGTTGTTTGAAAGCAAAAAAGGTCAATACTATGTTATTGAACTTGTTAATAACCTTCCTGCAGTATCCTTTTGGAGAAAGATATTAAAAGAATTTAATATTGATTTTGAAGAAAAGAATCAATTAATTGATGACGAACCTTGCATAGTACAGGCATTTAAAATCTAG
- a CDS encoding ZIP family metal transporter: MSLIWVMGYIYTALGFSIGGVIAWALRGVQRKIDTIYSICAGLILGLLSFEVAPEAINLGNWLTFIVGFVIGVILFKITHKALKNLFGTFKGKDNFSLQTGILLFLSISFHNLPIGIVIGSNQESSLEMTLLQTILLHNIPEGIIVFTPLFIAGLGVWTWLFLSLIVAIPVGFGAYIGNSMGIGDPMFWSFSISLAVGTIYMITIQEIIMESIKDFSKVLTIALISFGCMGCFLFLT, encoded by the coding sequence TTGTCTTTGATTTGGGTAATGGGCTATATCTACACTGCATTAGGATTTAGTATAGGTGGGGTAATAGCATGGGCGTTAAGAGGAGTACAAAGAAAAATAGATACTATTTACAGTATTTGCGCTGGTTTAATTCTTGGTTTATTAAGTTTTGAAGTTGCTCCTGAGGCTATAAACCTTGGAAATTGGCTCACATTCATCGTAGGATTTGTCATTGGAGTTATTTTATTTAAAATTACACATAAAGCTTTGAAAAATTTATTTGGAACATTTAAAGGTAAAGATAACTTTTCATTACAAACGGGTATACTGTTGTTCCTTAGTATTTCATTTCACAATTTGCCTATTGGAATAGTAATAGGCTCAAATCAAGAGTCTAGTTTAGAAATGACTCTTCTACAAACCATTTTACTTCACAATATACCTGAAGGAATAATTGTATTTACTCCATTATTTATAGCGGGCCTTGGAGTATGGACATGGTTATTTTTATCTTTAATTGTTGCAATCCCAGTTGGTTTTGGCGCTTATATAGGGAACTCAATGGGAATTGGCGATCCAATGTTTTGGTCTTTTTCCATAAGTTTAGCAGTAGGCACAATTTACATGATCACCATCCAGGAAATAATCATGGAGTCTATTAAAGATTTTTCAAAAGTATTAACAATAGCACTCATAAGCTTTGGATGCATGGGATGTTTTCTTTTTCTTACCTAG